One stretch of Candidatus Zixiibacteriota bacterium DNA includes these proteins:
- a CDS encoding sigma-70 family RNA polymerase sigma factor has translation MKTGEFEVSDEKLLMMVKAGDKDAFRHLVERYKKKAYYLALKLVGDPADAMDISQEAFIRVYNARKRYDQDRSFFSWFYTIIANLCKNHLKKLRVRADYKRSTQDEARAGSGERALSPDLLVEADETREQVWEAIEKLSFEHREIIVLRHFEDMSYEEIAESLGIPVGSVMSRLYYARKKMKEELGILYG, from the coding sequence ATGAAAACTGGTGAATTCGAAGTGTCCGATGAGAAGCTTTTGATGATGGTAAAGGCCGGTGATAAGGATGCTTTCAGACATTTGGTCGAAAGGTACAAGAAAAAAGCTTATTACCTGGCGCTCAAGCTGGTTGGTGACCCGGCCGACGCCATGGATATCTCGCAGGAAGCGTTTATACGGGTCTACAACGCCCGCAAACGCTACGACCAGGACAGGTCGTTTTTCAGCTGGTTTTACACGATTATTGCCAATCTCTGCAAGAACCACCTCAAGAAACTCAGGGTTCGGGCGGATTATAAGAGATCCACTCAGGATGAAGCCCGGGCTGGAAGCGGTGAACGTGCTCTTTCCCCCGATCTTCTGGTGGAAGCTGATGAAACCCGCGAGCAGGTCTGGGAAGCGATCGAGAAATTATCTTTCGAACACAGGGAAATCATCGTCCTCAGGCATTTCGAGGATATGTCATACGAGGAAATTGCTGAATCTCTTGGTATTCCGGTAGGGAGCGTGATGAGCCGGTTGTACTACGCCCGTAAGAAGATGAAAGAGGAGCTGGGTATATTGTATGGATGA